The following proteins come from a genomic window of Pyxidicoccus sp. MSG2:
- a CDS encoding FdhF/YdeP family oxidoreductase, which produces MADGHRNEQEPREATGATLAPVPPSAQPPEEPRPPRVGPVSEVAGGIPAVVSTMKHAWSEMGPVRGTKLLLKVNQQHGFDCPGCAWPDPGHRSVAEFCENGAKAVAEEGTTARVTPDFFQQWSLAALSQQTDHWLGKQGRLTHPMVLREGATHYAPISWDDAFALVAEELNALGTPDAACFYTSGRTSNEAAFLYQLFVRQFGTNNLPDCSNMCHESSGTALSETVGIGKGTVTLEDFDKADAIFVIGQNPGTNHPRMLSSLQAAARRGCEIVSINPLPETGLNRFKHPQEVLHLFGPGTALNTQFLQVRINGDVALLQGLGKALLEMEDARPGTVVARAFIEEKTLGFDAWAAGLRAVKWEDVVEGSGVPREQIVAAAELLARSERTIYCWAMGLTQHKNAVANIQEVVNLALLRGSIGKPGAGLCPVRGHSNVQGDRTMGIWERPKDAFLDALSREFGFEPPRHHGMDTVDTLRAMHDGRVKVFFALGGNFLSATPDTEFTAEALRRTRLTVHVSTKLNRAHLVHGRRALILPCLGRTEHDVQAGGAQFVTVENSMGVVTASRGAVAPASEHLLSEPAIVARLAAAVLGGRSTVRWSWLAEDYDRVRELISRVIPGFEDFNRRVREPAGFSLPNGPREGRFTTASGKAHFTVHELPRLELSPGQLLMMTIRTHDQFNTTVYGLDDRYRGIRNGRRVVLLHPADIKEQGLKEGQVVDLTSHFQGETRVALRFRVVPYNIPRRCAATYFPEANVLVPVDSFADKSRTPTSKSVVITLSPSSDAGPAS; this is translated from the coding sequence ATGGCGGATGGACATCGGAACGAGCAGGAGCCGCGAGAGGCCACGGGAGCGACGCTCGCCCCCGTGCCGCCGAGCGCCCAGCCGCCCGAGGAGCCGCGTCCTCCCCGCGTGGGTCCGGTGTCCGAGGTGGCCGGCGGCATTCCCGCCGTCGTGTCCACGATGAAGCACGCCTGGAGCGAGATGGGCCCGGTGCGGGGCACGAAGCTGCTGCTCAAGGTGAACCAGCAGCACGGCTTCGACTGTCCGGGCTGCGCATGGCCGGACCCGGGGCACCGCTCCGTGGCCGAGTTCTGTGAGAACGGTGCGAAGGCCGTGGCGGAAGAGGGGACGACGGCGCGCGTGACGCCGGACTTCTTCCAGCAGTGGAGCCTGGCCGCGCTGTCCCAGCAGACGGACCATTGGCTGGGCAAGCAGGGCCGCCTCACGCACCCCATGGTGCTGCGCGAGGGCGCCACGCACTACGCGCCTATTTCCTGGGACGACGCCTTCGCGCTGGTGGCCGAGGAACTGAACGCGCTCGGCACTCCGGATGCGGCGTGCTTCTACACGTCGGGGCGCACGAGCAACGAGGCCGCGTTCCTCTACCAGCTCTTCGTGCGGCAGTTCGGCACCAACAACCTGCCGGACTGCTCCAACATGTGCCACGAGTCCAGCGGCACCGCGCTCTCCGAGACGGTGGGCATTGGCAAGGGCACCGTCACGCTGGAGGACTTCGACAAGGCCGACGCCATCTTCGTCATCGGTCAGAACCCGGGCACCAACCACCCGCGCATGCTGTCGTCGCTCCAGGCCGCGGCGCGCCGGGGCTGTGAAATCGTCAGCATCAATCCGCTGCCGGAGACGGGGCTCAACCGCTTCAAGCATCCGCAGGAGGTGCTGCACCTCTTCGGTCCCGGCACGGCGCTCAACACCCAGTTCCTCCAGGTGCGCATCAACGGCGACGTGGCCCTGTTGCAGGGCCTGGGCAAGGCGCTGCTGGAAATGGAGGACGCGCGGCCCGGCACGGTGGTGGCGCGGGCGTTCATCGAGGAGAAGACGCTCGGGTTCGACGCGTGGGCGGCCGGGCTTCGCGCGGTGAAGTGGGAGGACGTGGTGGAGGGGAGCGGGGTGCCGCGCGAGCAGATTGTCGCTGCGGCGGAGCTCCTCGCGCGCTCGGAGCGCACCATCTACTGCTGGGCCATGGGGCTCACGCAGCACAAGAACGCGGTGGCCAACATCCAGGAGGTCGTCAACCTGGCGCTGCTGCGCGGGAGCATCGGCAAGCCCGGCGCGGGCCTGTGCCCGGTGCGAGGCCACAGCAACGTGCAGGGCGACCGCACCATGGGCATCTGGGAGCGGCCGAAGGACGCGTTCCTCGACGCACTGTCGCGGGAGTTCGGCTTCGAGCCCCCGCGTCACCACGGCATGGACACCGTGGACACCCTTCGCGCCATGCACGACGGGCGGGTGAAGGTGTTCTTCGCGCTGGGCGGCAACTTCCTCTCCGCGACGCCGGATACGGAATTCACCGCCGAGGCCCTTCGCCGCACGCGGCTCACCGTGCACGTGTCCACGAAGCTCAACCGAGCGCACCTGGTCCACGGGCGGCGGGCGCTCATCCTCCCGTGCCTGGGCCGCACCGAGCACGACGTGCAGGCGGGCGGCGCGCAGTTCGTCACGGTGGAGAACTCGATGGGCGTCGTCACCGCGTCGCGCGGCGCGGTGGCCCCCGCGTCGGAGCACCTGCTCAGCGAGCCCGCCATCGTCGCGAGGCTGGCGGCGGCGGTACTCGGGGGACGCTCGACGGTGCGGTGGTCCTGGCTGGCGGAGGACTACGACCGCGTGCGCGAGCTCATCTCCCGCGTCATCCCCGGCTTCGAGGACTTCAACCGGCGCGTGCGCGAGCCCGCGGGCTTCTCCCTGCCCAACGGCCCGCGCGAGGGACGCTTCACCACGGCGAGCGGCAAGGCGCACTTCACGGTGCATGAGTTGCCCCGACTGGAGCTGTCGCCCGGGCAGTTGCTGATGATGACGATTCGCACCCACGACCAGTTCAACACCACGGTGTACGGACTGGATGACCGCTACCGGGGCATCCGCAACGGGCGGCGCGTGGTGCTGCTGCACCCGGCGGACATCAAGGAGCAGGGCCTGAAGGAAGGGCAGGTGGTGGACCTGACCAGTCACTTCCAGGGCGAGACGCGCGTGGCGCTGCGGTTCCGCGTGGTGCCGTACAACATCCCCCGCCGGTGCGCGGCCACGTACTTCCCGGAGGCCAACGTGCTGGTCCCCGTGGACAGCTTCGCGGACAAGAGCCGCACGCCCACGTCGAAGTCGGTGGTCATCACCCTGTCCCCGTCCTCGGACGCGGGGCCGGCATCGTGA
- a CDS encoding peptidoglycan-binding protein produces the protein MVAIARASSATALRQTAALAAPPTLREGSKGASVVTLQNKLKAAGFNPGAADGAFGPKTEAAVKAFQRAKGLTADGVVGPKTWAALNKPPASSGGSGPTLREGAKGEPVRALQKRLNTLGFNAGTADGSFGPKTEAAVKAFQRAKGLTADGVVGPKTWDKLGIKVSGPVTQGPGGGGKVVTGYVNGTPRNITVASVPNGKVMRSDAAAAYNRMYADARAAGITLKVNSGFRTMAEQQALYRAYQNGTGNLAAKPGYSNHQGGIAVDINVGGTGTSTYRWLAANASKYGFARTVPSEPWHWEFRR, from the coding sequence ATGGTCGCCATTGCCCGAGCCTCCTCCGCCACCGCGCTCCGCCAGACGGCGGCCCTCGCCGCTCCGCCCACGCTCCGTGAGGGCTCGAAGGGCGCCTCCGTGGTGACGCTGCAGAACAAGCTGAAGGCCGCGGGCTTCAATCCCGGCGCAGCGGACGGCGCGTTCGGTCCGAAGACGGAGGCCGCGGTGAAGGCCTTCCAGCGGGCCAAGGGCCTGACGGCCGACGGCGTCGTGGGCCCGAAGACGTGGGCGGCGCTCAACAAGCCGCCCGCGTCCTCCGGGGGCTCCGGCCCCACGCTGCGCGAGGGCGCGAAGGGCGAGCCGGTGCGCGCGCTGCAGAAGCGCCTCAATACGCTGGGCTTCAATGCGGGTACGGCCGACGGCTCCTTCGGTCCCAAGACGGAGGCCGCGGTGAAGGCCTTCCAGCGAGCCAAGGGCCTGACGGCCGACGGCGTCGTGGGCCCGAAGACGTGGGACAAGCTGGGCATCAAGGTGTCGGGCCCCGTGACGCAGGGCCCTGGCGGTGGCGGCAAGGTCGTCACGGGCTATGTGAATGGCACGCCCCGGAACATCACCGTCGCCTCCGTTCCCAACGGGAAGGTGATGCGCTCGGATGCGGCGGCCGCGTACAACCGCATGTATGCGGATGCGAGGGCAGCGGGCATCACCCTGAAGGTGAACAGCGGCTTCCGCACCATGGCGGAGCAACAGGCGCTCTACCGCGCGTACCAGAACGGCACGGGCAACCTCGCGGCGAAGCCTGGCTACTCCAACCACCAGGGTGGCATCGCGGTGGACATCAACGTGGGCGGCACCGGCACCTCCACGTACCGCTGGCTGGCGGCGAACGCGAGCAAGTACGGCTTCGCGCGCACCGTGCCTTCCGAGCCGTGGCACTGGGAGTTCCGCCGCTGA
- a CDS encoding BON domain-containing protein has product MATPEELTRTVHDALSGEPRIDLRRHPIRLGIEWGDLLMEGEVEDVAAKKLALERAAAVPGVDRIIDKLRVRPARPMTDGEVLQHACDALLGESALRHIGLRSRDGSQVRELRAAPPGSRGGSIEVRVEDGVVTLDGDVGGLGAKRLAEVLVWWIPGARDVVNGLGVEPREEDNDGEVAEAVRIALEKDPCVNAGNIQVATRYSIVTLTGAVPSPEQRHMAEMDAWYVWGVDRVVNQLRVIH; this is encoded by the coding sequence GTGGCCACGCCCGAAGAGCTCACCCGAACGGTTCACGATGCGCTGAGCGGCGAGCCGCGCATCGACTTGCGGCGTCACCCCATCCGTCTCGGAATCGAGTGGGGAGACCTCCTCATGGAGGGCGAGGTCGAGGACGTGGCCGCGAAGAAGCTGGCCCTCGAGCGGGCGGCCGCCGTGCCGGGCGTGGACCGCATCATCGACAAGCTCCGCGTGCGACCGGCCCGGCCGATGACGGATGGGGAGGTGCTCCAGCATGCCTGTGATGCACTGCTCGGGGAGTCAGCGCTCCGGCACATTGGCCTGCGCAGTCGGGACGGCTCGCAGGTGCGCGAGCTGCGCGCCGCGCCGCCGGGCTCTCGGGGTGGCTCCATCGAGGTTCGGGTCGAGGACGGGGTGGTGACGCTCGACGGTGATGTGGGCGGACTGGGGGCCAAGCGGCTGGCGGAGGTGCTCGTGTGGTGGATTCCCGGTGCGCGGGACGTGGTGAACGGCCTCGGCGTGGAGCCACGCGAGGAGGACAATGACGGTGAGGTGGCCGAGGCGGTGCGAATCGCCCTGGAGAAGGACCCCTGCGTGAACGCGGGGAACATCCAGGTGGCCACGCGGTACAGCATCGTCACGTTGACCGGCGCGGTGCCCAGTCCGGAGCAGCGGCACATGGCCGAGATGGACGCCTGGTACGTCTGGGGTGTGGACCGCGTGGTCAACCAGCTCCGGGTGATTCACTGA
- a CDS encoding SH3 domain-containing protein, which yields MIHLPRFQPSLQPLRQEPTPAPAPPPPPKPVEVPRKNVSTFEGAKPAPSNLHTETLGDGRANCLEKAVGLAQPWDSIILMNDSKDGVGHALVRKPDGSVVDPNHPEVRYETLGQWQALHPRYGQPVSVPAGQMKQVLSMPPGEKREALIQQLGLSGVANRQVADEERWVSPTEGVKIRSGPGTDTARIGGQTATDKMKVLGQNEDGTWLNVELQDGTVGWVSAAYVRDTTAPEPPPPPRFPDWLVKGTRPPDMDIPIWNALPPENRAQLIQAEREKAMAAALPPPDFDVNGPPPPSIDAQTWHHIPPEDRQAIFQEQWQAAVREQTNLVFNGVPEGGVRVEHPFLGVDSELGRGQAGQWSRYAVQEGAAAQYLNLQEVFGKGWPTTHYNLCGPLAVGASLGLTPQQALRLFKDSDGANSEGALKSGTTTANDQLEKMYGAAGWTSEYKTNDILKPWDMAKLLSDGKQLIALVNIDTRGAGGMLRDFDDSTKQVSHWVNVRAVEQAGNGEWMVRVYNPFENSEEVYSYAEFQESWSKTFGGYDDEGNTLYNRPYGLLVATPPAE from the coding sequence ATGATCCACCTTCCCCGCTTCCAGCCGTCGCTCCAGCCCCTCCGCCAGGAGCCCACGCCGGCCCCGGCCCCGCCGCCGCCCCCGAAGCCGGTGGAGGTGCCTCGGAAGAACGTGAGCACGTTCGAAGGCGCGAAGCCCGCGCCCAGCAACCTGCACACGGAGACACTGGGAGACGGCCGCGCCAACTGCCTGGAGAAGGCGGTGGGCCTGGCCCAACCCTGGGACTCCATCATCCTCATGAACGATTCGAAGGATGGCGTCGGCCACGCGCTCGTGCGCAAGCCGGACGGCTCCGTGGTGGACCCCAACCACCCGGAGGTGCGGTACGAGACGCTGGGCCAGTGGCAGGCGCTGCATCCGCGCTACGGCCAGCCCGTGTCGGTGCCGGCCGGCCAGATGAAGCAGGTGCTCTCCATGCCTCCAGGGGAGAAGCGGGAGGCGCTCATCCAGCAGCTGGGCCTGTCCGGCGTGGCGAACCGGCAGGTGGCGGATGAGGAGCGCTGGGTCTCCCCGACGGAAGGCGTCAAGATTCGCAGCGGGCCGGGCACGGACACCGCGCGAATCGGGGGGCAGACCGCGACGGACAAGATGAAGGTGCTCGGCCAGAACGAGGACGGCACCTGGCTGAATGTGGAGCTCCAGGACGGCACCGTGGGCTGGGTGTCCGCGGCCTACGTCAGGGACACCACCGCTCCCGAGCCCCCTCCTCCGCCGCGCTTCCCCGACTGGCTCGTGAAGGGCACCCGGCCGCCCGACATGGACATTCCCATCTGGAACGCGCTGCCTCCGGAGAATCGGGCGCAGCTCATCCAGGCGGAGCGGGAGAAGGCGATGGCCGCGGCCTTGCCGCCGCCGGACTTCGACGTCAACGGCCCACCGCCACCCTCCATCGATGCCCAGACGTGGCACCACATACCGCCCGAGGACCGACAGGCCATCTTCCAGGAACAGTGGCAGGCGGCCGTCCGCGAGCAGACGAATCTGGTCTTCAACGGCGTCCCCGAGGGCGGCGTGCGCGTGGAGCATCCCTTCCTTGGCGTGGACAGCGAGCTCGGCCGGGGACAGGCAGGCCAGTGGAGCCGGTACGCCGTGCAGGAGGGCGCCGCCGCGCAGTACCTCAACCTGCAGGAGGTCTTCGGCAAGGGCTGGCCCACGACGCACTACAACCTGTGCGGTCCGCTCGCGGTGGGGGCCTCGCTGGGCCTGACGCCGCAGCAGGCGCTGCGACTCTTCAAGGACTCCGATGGCGCCAACAGCGAGGGGGCGCTCAAGAGCGGCACGACGACGGCGAACGACCAGTTGGAGAAGATGTACGGGGCCGCGGGCTGGACGTCGGAGTACAAGACGAACGACATCCTGAAGCCCTGGGACATGGCGAAGCTCCTCAGCGACGGCAAGCAGCTCATCGCGCTGGTGAACATCGACACCAGGGGCGCTGGCGGCATGCTGCGTGACTTCGATGACAGCACGAAGCAGGTGTCGCACTGGGTGAACGTGCGCGCGGTGGAGCAGGCCGGCAACGGCGAGTGGATGGTGCGCGTCTACAACCCCTTCGAGAACAGCGAAGAGGTCTACTCCTATGCCGAGTTCCAGGAGTCGTGGAGCAAGACCTTCGGGGGCTACGACGACGAGGGCAATACCCTGTACAACCGGCCCTACGGCCTGCTCGTCGCCACGCCGCCGGCGGAGTGA
- a CDS encoding aldo/keto reductase yields MSTKNPSLTLNNGVQMPALGLGVFQSPPAETAAAVEAAIQTGYRLIDTAAAYGNEREVGEGLRRSGLARDDVFIETKVWISDYGYDATLHAFDKSARKLGVERLDLLLLHQPLSSDFQLTLDAYRALETLLAHGRVRAIGVSNFMPGHLERLLGVAKVVPAVNQIEVHPYFQQAELQRLHAKHGILTQAWSPIGGITAYFGGKERTSFNDPTLLAIGREHGKSAAQVMLRWHLQQGRSAIPKSVKPARIAENFDVFGFALTREQLAAIDALETGARGGPDPDSITLANYGRAIPEA; encoded by the coding sequence ATGAGCACCAAGAACCCCTCCCTTACCCTCAACAACGGCGTGCAGATGCCGGCCCTCGGCCTGGGCGTCTTCCAGAGCCCGCCGGCCGAGACCGCGGCGGCCGTTGAGGCGGCCATCCAGACTGGCTACCGCCTCATCGACACCGCCGCCGCGTACGGCAACGAGCGCGAGGTGGGCGAGGGCCTCCGCCGCTCCGGCCTCGCCCGCGACGACGTCTTCATCGAGACCAAAGTCTGGATTAGCGACTACGGCTACGACGCCACCCTGCACGCCTTCGACAAGAGCGCCCGCAAGCTCGGCGTCGAACGGCTCGACCTGCTCCTCCTGCACCAGCCGCTGTCGTCGGATTTCCAGCTCACCCTCGACGCGTACCGCGCGCTCGAGACGCTGCTCGCACACGGCCGGGTGCGTGCCATCGGTGTGAGCAACTTCATGCCCGGGCACCTCGAGCGCCTGCTGGGCGTGGCGAAGGTCGTTCCCGCCGTGAACCAGATTGAGGTGCACCCCTACTTCCAGCAGGCGGAGCTGCAGCGCCTGCACGCGAAGCACGGGATTCTCACCCAGGCGTGGTCACCCATCGGGGGCATCACCGCCTACTTCGGGGGCAAGGAGCGGACCTCCTTCAACGACCCGACGCTGCTCGCCATCGGGCGCGAGCACGGCAAGTCGGCCGCCCAGGTGATGCTGCGCTGGCACCTGCAGCAGGGCCGCTCGGCGATTCCCAAGTCCGTCAAGCCCGCTCGCATCGCCGAGAACTTCGACGTCTTCGGCTTCGCGCTCACGCGCGAGCAGCTGGCCGCCATCGACGCGCTCGAGACCGGCGCCCGCGGGGGCCCGGACCCGGACAGCATCACCCTCGCCAACTACGGCCGTGCCATCCCCGAGGCCTGA
- a CDS encoding alpha/beta hydrolase: MNLKKRIPLVLALSALATSCASTPSAGASASSSGLTLKEQGSFAVGGTVVTAPGTFDPRRPSAEGATLHGDHAYVFYQVPADARPLPLVFWHGAGQSSKTWETTADGREGFQTLFLRRRFPVYLVDQPRRGKAGRSTAPTTVPATPDDQTWFGMFRIGVWPDYFPGVQFPREPAALEQYFRAMTPNTGPFDAEVNASAVSALFDRIGPGVLVTHSQGGGPGWLVAMRNPKVRAVVSYEPGSGFVFPEGEVPAPMPSLTGSLEATGVPMERFLALTRIPIALYFGDNIPEEPSPIPGQDNWRVRLAMARLWRDAVNRHGGSVTLVHLPELGIRGNTHFPFSDTNNVQIADLLSKFLADKALD; the protein is encoded by the coding sequence ATGAACCTCAAGAAGCGCATCCCCCTCGTCCTCGCCCTGAGTGCGCTCGCGACATCGTGCGCCTCGACCCCTTCGGCCGGCGCGTCGGCGTCGTCGTCAGGGCTCACCCTGAAGGAACAAGGAAGCTTCGCCGTGGGCGGCACCGTCGTGACGGCCCCGGGGACCTTCGACCCGCGTCGGCCCTCGGCCGAGGGCGCGACGCTGCACGGAGACCACGCGTACGTCTTCTACCAGGTGCCGGCCGATGCCCGCCCGCTGCCGCTCGTGTTCTGGCACGGCGCCGGTCAGTCCTCGAAGACGTGGGAGACGACGGCGGACGGCCGAGAGGGCTTCCAGACGCTCTTCCTGCGGCGCCGCTTTCCGGTCTACCTGGTGGACCAGCCACGGCGCGGCAAGGCGGGTCGTAGCACCGCGCCGACGACAGTCCCGGCCACGCCGGACGACCAGACCTGGTTCGGCATGTTCCGCATCGGCGTATGGCCGGACTACTTCCCCGGTGTGCAGTTCCCGCGGGAGCCGGCGGCGCTCGAGCAGTACTTTCGCGCGATGACGCCCAACACCGGGCCCTTCGATGCGGAGGTGAACGCAAGCGCCGTTTCCGCGCTCTTCGACCGCATCGGCCCCGGCGTCCTCGTCACGCACTCGCAGGGTGGCGGCCCCGGCTGGCTTGTTGCGATGCGCAACCCGAAGGTGCGGGCGGTCGTCTCGTACGAGCCGGGCAGCGGCTTCGTCTTCCCGGAGGGCGAGGTGCCAGCGCCCATGCCCAGCCTCACCGGCTCGCTCGAGGCCACGGGCGTCCCGATGGAGCGCTTCCTCGCGCTGACCCGGATTCCCATCGCCCTCTACTTCGGGGACAACATCCCGGAGGAGCCGTCGCCCATCCCCGGCCAGGACAACTGGCGCGTGCGGCTCGCGATGGCGCGCCTGTGGCGCGACGCGGTGAACCGGCACGGCGGCAGTGTCACCCTCGTCCACCTGCCCGAGCTCGGCATCCGGGGGAACACCCACTTCCCGTTCTCCGACACCAACAACGTGCAGATTGCCGACCTCCTCTCGAAGTTCCTCGCCGACAAGGCACTGGACTGA
- a CDS encoding cupin domain-containing carboxymuconolactone decarboxylase family protein, which produces MQAPPGDGAQSLQIARAGSQPSREGPAENFTGAVRVDPLFQAKAPARASGAAVTFEPGARSAWHTHPLGQILYVTEGVGRVQRWGDPVEEIRQGDVVWIPPGQKHWHGAAPDSRMTHVAVSEHLEGRSVDWMEKVTDAEYGAPGTAAATPAPAGAASQPSRAQQLFGDISPKMVELTDGVLFGDIWKRPGLARRDRSLVTVSALIAMNRPDQLRSHFALARTNGVTREELIETITHLAFYAGWPSAVTALGVAKEVFDGKKG; this is translated from the coding sequence GTGCAGGCGCCTCCGGGCGACGGTGCACAGTCGCTCCAGATTGCCCGTGCCGGCTCGCAGCCCTCGCGCGAGGGGCCCGCAGAGAACTTCACCGGGGCCGTGCGCGTGGACCCGCTCTTCCAGGCGAAGGCCCCGGCGCGCGCCTCGGGCGCTGCCGTCACCTTCGAGCCGGGGGCCCGGTCCGCCTGGCACACCCATCCGCTGGGACAGATCCTCTACGTGACCGAGGGCGTGGGCCGGGTGCAGCGCTGGGGCGACCCTGTCGAAGAGATTCGCCAGGGAGATGTCGTCTGGATTCCTCCCGGGCAGAAGCACTGGCACGGCGCCGCGCCCGACAGCCGGATGACCCACGTCGCCGTGTCGGAGCACCTCGAGGGCAGGTCCGTCGACTGGATGGAGAAGGTGACCGATGCCGAGTACGGCGCGCCGGGCACGGCCGCCGCCACCCCGGCCCCGGCCGGCGCCGCCAGCCAACCCTCCCGGGCGCAGCAGTTGTTTGGCGACATCTCTCCGAAGATGGTGGAGCTCACGGACGGCGTGCTCTTCGGCGACATCTGGAAGCGGCCGGGGCTCGCCAGGCGGGACCGCAGTCTGGTGACGGTCAGCGCCCTCATCGCGATGAACCGCCCGGACCAGCTCCGGAGCCATTTCGCCCTCGCGCGCACGAACGGCGTCACGCGCGAGGAGCTCATCGAGACCATCACCCACCTGGCTTTCTACGCGGGCTGGCCGAGCGCGGTGACGGCGCTCGGCGTCGCGAAGGAAGTCTTCGACGGCAAGAAGGGCTGA
- a CDS encoding aldo/keto reductase, with product MAQDRKNKLGRRSFLLSAGALGAVPLLGCAASQASGAAAVTSRGPAAPSALGRRRLGTLEVSSVGLGVQNMSRTYQTTLPHRPEMHNIIRTAFDRGVTFFDAAEAYGPHEVERILGEGVAPFRDKVVIATKFGWNIDPETGARRPGLNSRPEHIQLVVEGMLRRLRTDRIDLLYQHRVDPSVPIEDVAGAIQELMAQGKVLHWGLSEMGPGTLRRAHAALPVSAVQNEYSMLWRGPEAEVLPLCEELGIGFVPWSPLGVGFLTGAIDANTRFAPGDIRGVESRFSPENLPHNLALVDVVKRQAERKRATPAQVALAWLMAQKPWIVPIPGTTQMAHMLDNIGAADVRFTSAELSELNRDVSAVVVRGARLPAQVQVFSGVEAPPRR from the coding sequence ATGGCACAGGACCGTAAGAACAAGCTGGGCCGTCGTTCCTTCCTGCTGTCGGCAGGCGCGTTGGGGGCGGTGCCCCTGCTGGGTTGCGCGGCCTCCCAAGCCTCTGGGGCGGCGGCGGTAACGTCGCGCGGGCCCGCTGCGCCCTCGGCGCTCGGCCGGCGCCGGCTCGGCACGCTGGAGGTCTCCAGCGTCGGCCTGGGCGTGCAGAACATGAGCCGCACGTACCAGACGACGCTCCCGCACCGGCCCGAGATGCACAACATCATCCGGACGGCCTTCGACCGGGGCGTCACCTTCTTCGACGCGGCCGAGGCCTACGGCCCGCACGAGGTCGAGCGCATCCTGGGCGAGGGCGTCGCACCCTTCAGGGACAAGGTCGTCATTGCCACCAAGTTCGGCTGGAACATCGACCCGGAGACGGGCGCGCGGCGCCCTGGCCTCAACAGCCGCCCCGAGCACATCCAGTTGGTGGTGGAGGGCATGCTCAGGCGCCTGCGCACCGACCGCATCGACCTGCTCTACCAGCACCGGGTCGACCCGTCCGTCCCCATCGAGGACGTCGCCGGGGCAATCCAGGAGCTGATGGCCCAGGGGAAGGTCCTGCACTGGGGCCTGTCAGAGATGGGGCCAGGCACGCTTCGGCGCGCGCACGCCGCGCTACCCGTGAGCGCCGTGCAGAACGAGTACTCGATGCTGTGGCGCGGCCCCGAGGCGGAGGTGCTCCCGCTCTGCGAGGAACTGGGCATCGGCTTCGTGCCGTGGAGCCCACTGGGCGTGGGGTTCCTCACGGGGGCCATCGACGCGAACACGCGCTTCGCGCCCGGGGACATCCGCGGCGTCGAGTCCCGCTTCTCTCCGGAGAACCTGCCGCACAACCTGGCCCTCGTCGACGTGGTGAAGCGCCAGGCCGAGCGCAAGCGCGCCACGCCCGCCCAGGTCGCCCTGGCCTGGCTCATGGCGCAGAAGCCCTGGATTGTCCCCATCCCCGGGACGACGCAGATGGCGCACATGCTCGACAACATTGGCGCGGCGGACGTGCGCTTCACGTCGGCGGAGCTCAGCGAGCTGAACCGTGACGTCTCCGCCGTGGTTGTCCGCGGCGCCCGGCTCCCAGCGCAGGTGCAGGTCTTCTCGGGCGTCGAGGCGCCCCCGAGAAGGTAG
- a CDS encoding LysR family transcriptional regulator → MKTHLLPHLQTFLVVARRQSFSAAARELGISPAAVSQSVRHLEEQLRVTLFTRTTRSMALTEAGRRLLEGAGPGLGQALTSLQEVSAGPGEVVGRLKLTVPEIAVPFVIAPVLPAFRARHPRVEVEVVAENRFVDIVAEGYDAGVRLHEAIERDMVQVRLTEAFRFVVVAAPAYLEKHGTPRKPEDLLRHECFTIRIPSSGTLYAWEFERGKRNWRVPVRGGIVTNNRQLMQTLVEQGQGLAYAFEPAVEGALRDGRLVRVLEEYAPSVPGFFLYFPSRAQRSGPLRLFIDVAKELAVRAGSARALTRT, encoded by the coding sequence GTGAAGACCCACCTCCTGCCGCACCTGCAGACGTTCCTCGTCGTGGCCCGACGGCAGAGCTTCAGCGCCGCGGCACGCGAGCTGGGCATCTCGCCGGCAGCGGTGAGCCAGTCCGTGCGGCACCTCGAGGAGCAGCTGCGCGTGACGCTCTTCACCCGCACGACCCGGAGTATGGCGCTCACGGAGGCGGGACGTCGGCTGCTCGAGGGCGCGGGCCCTGGCCTCGGGCAAGCGCTCACCTCCCTGCAGGAGGTGTCGGCGGGTCCGGGTGAGGTGGTGGGCCGGCTGAAGCTGACCGTGCCCGAGATTGCGGTCCCCTTTGTCATCGCGCCGGTGCTGCCCGCCTTCCGCGCGCGTCACCCGCGGGTGGAAGTGGAGGTCGTCGCGGAGAACCGCTTCGTGGACATCGTCGCGGAGGGCTACGACGCAGGCGTGCGCCTGCACGAGGCCATCGAGCGCGACATGGTGCAGGTGCGCCTCACGGAGGCGTTCCGCTTCGTGGTGGTGGCCGCCCCCGCCTACCTCGAGAAGCACGGCACGCCCCGGAAGCCCGAGGACCTGCTGCGCCACGAGTGCTTCACCATCCGCATCCCCTCGAGCGGGACGCTCTACGCCTGGGAGTTCGAGCGCGGGAAGCGCAACTGGCGGGTGCCGGTGCGCGGCGGCATCGTCACCAACAACCGCCAGCTGATGCAGACCCTGGTGGAGCAGGGCCAGGGGCTTGCGTATGCCTTCGAGCCGGCCGTGGAGGGGGCGCTGCGCGACGGGCGGCTCGTGCGGGTGCTCGAGGAGTACGCCCCCAGCGTTCCCGGCTTCTTTCTCTACTTCCCCAGCCGCGCGCAGCGCTCGGGACCCTTGCGCCTCTTCATCGATGTGGCCAAGGAGCTTGCAGTCAGGGCGGGTAGCGCCCGTGCCCTGACGCGGACCTGA